Proteins encoded together in one Vanessa tameamea isolate UH-Manoa-2023 chromosome 28, ilVanTame1 primary haplotype, whole genome shotgun sequence window:
- the LOC135194246 gene encoding chorion class B protein PC10-like has protein sequence MFKAALLVCAQALLIQSIAGQCNGAGWGWGAPLAAAAPYGLGAPLAGGCGCGVAGIPASSGGGLGVSSASPIPPNGVSVLSENAIEGALAVAGALPFLGTVGLEGVLPTAGAGAVNYGCGNGAVAILEEIAPAGIAGPLGYGLGPYGAIDGIGYGAFGYGIGPLAGLNRAGCGCGGFI, from the exons ATGTTCAAGGCTGCACTTTTGGTCTGCGCTCAGGCGCTCTTGATCCAG TCTATCGCTGGACAATGCAACGGAGCTGGATGGGGATGGGGTGCTCCCTTGGCCGCTGCTGCACCTTACGGTCTCGGCGCTCCTCTGGCTGGTGGTTGTGGTTGCGGTGTTGCTGGGATCCCAGCCTCTAGCGGTGGTGGTCTCGGTGTGTCAAGTGCTTCTCCTATCCCACCAAACGGAGTGTCTGTGCTCTCAGAAAACGCTATTGAAGGAGCTCTAGCAGTCGCCGGTGCTTTACCTTTCTTGGGAACCGTTGGTCTGGAAGGTGTTCTGCCAACTGCTGGTGCAGGTGCTGTCAACTACGGATGCGGTAACGGTGCCGTCGCCATTTTGGAAGAAATTGCCCCCGCTGGTATTGCTGGCCCACTAGGCTACGGCCTTGGCCCTTATGGTGCTATTGACGGAATCGGCTACGGTGCTTTCGGTTACGGTATCGGTCCACTGGCTGGACTTAACCGTGCTGGTTGCGGCTGTGGCGGCTTCATCTAA